A section of the Hypomesus transpacificus isolate Combined female chromosome 1, fHypTra1, whole genome shotgun sequence genome encodes:
- the p2ry4 gene encoding P2Y purinoceptor 4 isoform X1: MNCSYWPKPWYQTEKMISTIYSNLPQNHSVFSSGYSNDSCRFNEEFKYILLPLSYGLVCVLGLVLNSVALWMFITKMRPWNTSTVFMFHLALSDFLYVLTLPTLIYYYGNRNHWPFGVTACKIVRFLFYANLYCSILFLTCISIHRYLGICHPIKALTLVKSHHAHLVCGLVWAAVTVCLVPNLIFVTTTTRDNDTLCHDTTHPEAFEEYVHYSSIVMVLLFAIPFLVIMVCYCQMARALCRPRRGLSPSQQGASRQKSIKLIIVVLVVFAVCFVPFHITRTLYYTSRLLDVKCQSLNIINFAYKITRPLASVNSCIDPILYFLAGDHYRSKLMKALTKRSQATFSRSGAYMQTRPQGNPDIALAFKTPDVDRCEPET; encoded by the exons ATGAATTGCTCGTATTGG CCAAAGCCTTGGTACCAGACGGAGAAGATGATCTCCACCATCTACAGCAACCTGCCACAGAACCACTCCGTTTTCTCCTCTGGGTATTCCAATGACAGCTGTCGTTTCAATGAGGAGTTTAAATACATCCTGCTGCCTTTGTCCTATGGCCTGGTATGTGTCCTGGGATTAGTGCTCAACTCTGTCGCTCTGTGGATGTTTATCACCAAGATGCGTCCGTGGAACACCAGCACAGTCTTTATGTTCCACCTGGCGCTGTCGGACTTCCTGTACGTTTTGACGCTGCCCACACTCATCTACTACTATGGAAACCGCAACCACTGGCCCTTCGGTGTGACCGCCTGCAAGATAGTCCGCTTCCTGTTCTACGCCAACCTCTACTGCAgcatcctcttcctcacctgCATCAGCATCCACCGCTACCTGGGTATCTGCCACCCCATTAAGGCTCTCACCCTGGTGAAGTCACACCATGCCCACCTGGTGTGCGGCCTTGTCTGGGCAGCGGTGACTGTGTGCCTGGTACCCAACCTGATCTTTGTTACTACCACTACCCGGGACAACGACACGCTGTGCCATGACACCACTCACCCGGAAGCCTTCGAAGAGTACGTTCATTACAGTTCCATTGTCATGGTGTTGCTGTTTGCCATTCCCTTCTTGGTTATTATGGTATGTTACTGCCAGATGGCTCGGGCTCTCTGTCGGCCCAGACGAGGCTTGTCCCCTAGCCAGCAGGGGGCCTCGCGGCAGAAATCCATCAAATTGATCATCGTGGTTCTGGTGGTGTTCGCTGTGTGCTTTGTACCGTTCCACATCACACGCACCCTGTACTACACCTCTCGCCTGCTGGATGTGAAGTGCCAAAGCCTCAACATCATCAACTTTGCCTATAAGATCACCCGGCCGCTGGCCAGCGTGAACAGCTGTATCGACCCCATTCTGTATTTCCTGGCTGGGGATCATTATCGATCAAAGCTAATGAAAGCTCTGACGAAGAGAAGTCAGGCCACATTCAGTCGTTCGGGCGCATACATGCAAACCCGGCCCCAAGGCAATCCTGACATTGCCCTGGCTTTCAAAACCCCAGATGTTGACAGGTGTGAACCGGAGACATAG
- the p2ry4 gene encoding P2Y purinoceptor 4 isoform X2, with translation MISTIYSNLPQNHSVFSSGYSNDSCRFNEEFKYILLPLSYGLVCVLGLVLNSVALWMFITKMRPWNTSTVFMFHLALSDFLYVLTLPTLIYYYGNRNHWPFGVTACKIVRFLFYANLYCSILFLTCISIHRYLGICHPIKALTLVKSHHAHLVCGLVWAAVTVCLVPNLIFVTTTTRDNDTLCHDTTHPEAFEEYVHYSSIVMVLLFAIPFLVIMVCYCQMARALCRPRRGLSPSQQGASRQKSIKLIIVVLVVFAVCFVPFHITRTLYYTSRLLDVKCQSLNIINFAYKITRPLASVNSCIDPILYFLAGDHYRSKLMKALTKRSQATFSRSGAYMQTRPQGNPDIALAFKTPDVDRCEPET, from the coding sequence ATGATCTCCACCATCTACAGCAACCTGCCACAGAACCACTCCGTTTTCTCCTCTGGGTATTCCAATGACAGCTGTCGTTTCAATGAGGAGTTTAAATACATCCTGCTGCCTTTGTCCTATGGCCTGGTATGTGTCCTGGGATTAGTGCTCAACTCTGTCGCTCTGTGGATGTTTATCACCAAGATGCGTCCGTGGAACACCAGCACAGTCTTTATGTTCCACCTGGCGCTGTCGGACTTCCTGTACGTTTTGACGCTGCCCACACTCATCTACTACTATGGAAACCGCAACCACTGGCCCTTCGGTGTGACCGCCTGCAAGATAGTCCGCTTCCTGTTCTACGCCAACCTCTACTGCAgcatcctcttcctcacctgCATCAGCATCCACCGCTACCTGGGTATCTGCCACCCCATTAAGGCTCTCACCCTGGTGAAGTCACACCATGCCCACCTGGTGTGCGGCCTTGTCTGGGCAGCGGTGACTGTGTGCCTGGTACCCAACCTGATCTTTGTTACTACCACTACCCGGGACAACGACACGCTGTGCCATGACACCACTCACCCGGAAGCCTTCGAAGAGTACGTTCATTACAGTTCCATTGTCATGGTGTTGCTGTTTGCCATTCCCTTCTTGGTTATTATGGTATGTTACTGCCAGATGGCTCGGGCTCTCTGTCGGCCCAGACGAGGCTTGTCCCCTAGCCAGCAGGGGGCCTCGCGGCAGAAATCCATCAAATTGATCATCGTGGTTCTGGTGGTGTTCGCTGTGTGCTTTGTACCGTTCCACATCACACGCACCCTGTACTACACCTCTCGCCTGCTGGATGTGAAGTGCCAAAGCCTCAACATCATCAACTTTGCCTATAAGATCACCCGGCCGCTGGCCAGCGTGAACAGCTGTATCGACCCCATTCTGTATTTCCTGGCTGGGGATCATTATCGATCAAAGCTAATGAAAGCTCTGACGAAGAGAAGTCAGGCCACATTCAGTCGTTCGGGCGCATACATGCAAACCCGGCCCCAAGGCAATCCTGACATTGCCCTGGCTTTCAAAACCCCAGATGTTGACAGGTGTGAACCGGAGACATAG